In Candidatus Firestonebacteria bacterium RIFOXYD2_FULL_39_29, the genomic stretch AACCCGTATAATTATTAACACGGGTCACAAAAGAATAAAATCCTTGATTTTTCAGTGCAAAAGTTATGGCTTAATTTGCTTGTTGCGGAATCGCTGAAGTAAAGCGAACAAGATAGACCTTAATTAAAATAAATGTTATAATGCCATAGGCCATATACTTGAGTATAGTGAAATGGTACATGGTTATTGCAAAACAGGGAAGAAGGAGAATATTTATGAAAACAATAGCTTGGCATATATCTTCAAAGCTTCACAAATGCGATCCGAACAAACTAAATGATTTTTGTTTTATTCAGGGTGTTTGCCTGGAATCGGTAAGGGTGGCGAGGTTTAATCTTGTTAATTCGGCGGCTTACCATCACCGTTTGCCGAATGGAAAGCACCAGGGAATCTCCGCTGTTTTTATTATTGAAGAGAGTCACATAGCCATTTATACCTATCCGG encodes the following:
- a CDS encoding S-adenosylmethionine decarboxylase proenzyme, translated to MKTIAWHISSKLHKCDPNKLNDFCFIQGVCLESVRVARFNLVNSAAYHHRLPNGKHQGISAVFIIEESHIAIYTYPEYGFAMLDILTCGSEEAAHKCHDFIVKQLKPGSIEKDNGEISGDFIPLKGWKSC